The following coding sequences are from one Streptomyces angustmyceticus window:
- a CDS encoding dolichyl-phosphate-mannose--protein mannosyltransferase, with the protein MTSDTTATDATAQHAPELSERPPVWQRRLRRFGYPVRPRGDVRARLVPAFPEPGGRLWAVFGAGPDAAARLARWSGWAGPLLVALFAGVLRFWNLGSPRKVIFDETYYPKDAWSLLQYGYEGTWAKNANDALVGHPPQLLLSPEHSYVVHPPMGKWLIAVGEWAFGMDPFGWRFTVALLGTLSVLLVCRIGRRLLRSTALGCLAGTLLAVDGLHFVMSRTALLDLLVMFWVVAAFGCLLVDRDRTRARLAAALPLDSAGVAHPDGEVGDRLRLGPRPWRIAAGLCLGLSAATKWNGLYYLAAFALMAVLWDVGARRTAGARRPFRSALRRDVLPAFGSTVVVALAAYLASWSGWIATKGGYYRDWATTPDGRTGHWTWLPDWLRSLWHYQTEVYAFHTGLTTPHTYQSNPWSWLVLGRPVSYFYEDPKAGQDGCTAAEGCAREVLALGTPLLWWAACFALLYVLYRWLFQRDWRAGAIACGVAAGYLPWFLYQERTIFLFYAVVFVPFLCLALAMLIGAIIGPPGSTERRRTIGAVGAGVLVLLIVWNFIYFYPLYTGMPIPKSAWHHRMWFDTWV; encoded by the coding sequence GTGACGAGTGACACCACCGCGACCGACGCCACCGCGCAGCACGCCCCGGAGCTGTCCGAGCGGCCCCCCGTGTGGCAGCGGCGGCTGCGCCGCTTCGGATACCCCGTCCGGCCGCGGGGCGATGTCCGCGCGCGGCTGGTGCCCGCGTTCCCCGAGCCGGGCGGCCGCCTGTGGGCGGTGTTCGGCGCGGGCCCGGACGCGGCGGCCCGGCTGGCGCGCTGGTCGGGCTGGGCCGGCCCGCTGCTGGTGGCGCTGTTCGCGGGGGTGCTGCGGTTCTGGAACCTGGGCAGCCCGCGGAAGGTGATATTCGACGAGACGTACTACCCCAAGGACGCCTGGTCGCTGCTGCAGTACGGCTACGAGGGCACCTGGGCCAAGAACGCCAATGACGCGCTGGTCGGGCATCCGCCGCAGCTGCTGCTCTCGCCGGAGCACTCGTACGTCGTCCATCCGCCGATGGGCAAGTGGCTGATCGCGGTCGGCGAGTGGGCGTTCGGGATGGACCCCTTCGGCTGGCGGTTCACGGTGGCGCTGCTCGGCACCCTGTCGGTGCTGCTGGTGTGCCGTATCGGCCGCCGGCTGCTGCGGTCGACGGCGCTGGGCTGCCTGGCGGGCACCCTGCTGGCGGTCGACGGCCTGCACTTCGTGATGAGCCGGACCGCGCTGCTGGACCTGCTGGTGATGTTCTGGGTGGTGGCGGCGTTCGGCTGCCTGCTGGTGGACCGGGACCGCACCCGGGCCCGGCTGGCGGCGGCGCTGCCGCTGGACTCCGCCGGGGTGGCGCACCCGGACGGGGAGGTCGGCGACCGGCTGCGGCTGGGCCCGCGCCCCTGGCGGATCGCGGCCGGGCTGTGCCTGGGCCTGTCCGCGGCGACGAAGTGGAACGGCCTCTACTACCTCGCGGCCTTCGCGCTGATGGCGGTGCTGTGGGACGTCGGGGCGCGCCGCACGGCGGGCGCCCGGCGCCCGTTCCGCTCGGCGCTGCGCCGCGACGTCCTGCCCGCCTTCGGGTCCACCGTCGTCGTCGCGCTCGCCGCCTACCTCGCGTCGTGGTCGGGCTGGATCGCCACCAAGGGCGGCTACTACCGCGACTGGGCGACCACGCCGGACGGCCGGACGGGCCACTGGACCTGGCTGCCGGACTGGCTGCGCAGCCTGTGGCACTACCAGACCGAGGTCTACGCCTTCCACACCGGACTGACCACCCCGCACACCTACCAGTCCAACCCGTGGAGCTGGCTGGTCCTGGGCCGCCCGGTCTCGTACTTCTACGAGGACCCCAAGGCCGGCCAGGACGGCTGCACGGCGGCCGAGGGCTGCGCCCGCGAGGTGCTGGCGCTGGGCACCCCGCTGCTGTGGTGGGCGGCCTGCTTCGCGCTGCTCTACGTCCTCTACCGCTGGCTGTTCCAGCGGGACTGGCGGGCCGGGGCGATCGCCTGCGGGGTCGCGGCCGGCTACCTGCCGTGGTTCCTCTACCAGGAGCGGACCATCTTCCTCTTCTACGCGGTGGTGTTCGTCCCCTTCCTGTGCCTGGCGCTGGCGATGCTGATCGGCGCGATCATCGGCCCGCCGGGCTCGACGGAGCGCCGCCGCACGATCGGCGCGGTCGGCGCCGGTGTCCTGGTGCTCCTGATCGTGTGGAATTTCATCTACTTCTACCCGCTCTACACGGGTATGCCGATCCCCAAGTCGGCCTGGCACCACCGGATGTGGTTCGACACCTGGGTGTAG
- a CDS encoding SDR family NAD(P)-dependent oxidoreductase gives MHRFEGYSALITGAGRGIGAATAYRLAAEGARVLVTDLDAARAERVAAGIEEAGGTAGAMPCDVGDRAAVDAAVARAVERFGGLDVLVNNAYRCHPDTPLFEDEPEEDWAADLDVTLGGAFRCARAALPHLAAAGGRGAIVNIGSVNGIQDFGNHAYSAAKAGLASLTRTLSGRCAPRGVRVNLVAPGTVDTPSWAGHEERLRRAAAAYPLGRVGRPEDVAAAVAYLASSDAAWVTGVTLPVDGGVLVANGELVRALRGE, from the coding sequence ATGCATCGCTTCGAGGGCTACAGCGCACTGATCACCGGCGCGGGGCGGGGAATCGGAGCGGCCACCGCGTACCGGCTGGCCGCGGAGGGAGCCCGGGTGCTGGTCACGGACCTCGACGCCGCCCGCGCCGAGCGAGTGGCGGCCGGCATCGAGGAGGCCGGCGGAACCGCCGGGGCGATGCCGTGCGACGTGGGGGACCGCGCGGCCGTGGACGCGGCCGTGGCCCGCGCGGTGGAGCGGTTCGGGGGACTGGACGTGCTGGTCAACAACGCCTACCGGTGCCATCCGGACACCCCGTTGTTCGAGGACGAGCCGGAGGAGGACTGGGCGGCGGACCTCGATGTCACGCTCGGCGGCGCGTTCCGGTGCGCGCGGGCCGCGCTGCCCCATCTGGCGGCGGCCGGCGGGCGCGGCGCGATCGTCAACATCGGGTCCGTCAACGGCATCCAGGATTTCGGCAATCACGCCTACAGCGCGGCCAAGGCGGGCCTGGCGAGCCTGACCCGTACGCTCTCCGGCCGGTGTGCGCCGCGCGGCGTACGGGTCAACCTGGTCGCCCCGGGGACCGTCGACACCCCCAGCTGGGCGGGGCACGAGGAGCGGCTGCGGCGGGCGGCGGCCGCGTACCCGCTGGGGCGGGTCGGGCGGCCGGAGGACGTCGCGGCGGCGGTGGCCTATCTGGCGTCGTCGGATGCCGCGTGGGTGACGGGGGTCACGCTGCCGGTGGACGGCGGGGTGCTGGTCGCCAACGGGGAGCTGGTCCGGGCGCTGCGGGGGGAGTGA
- a CDS encoding YbaK/EbsC family protein — protein MSDSRSGTTPESTHATAHPRFAEALTALGLAVEVRGFPEATRTAAEAAAAVGCDLGQIVKSLIFTADREPVLVLVDGSARVDLERVRAELGATAVGRADAALVRETTGYAIGGVPPFGHRTRTRVLADRGLLAHETVWAAAGTPHTVFPLAPAALIEHAGATIADVRERTA, from the coding sequence ATGAGCGATTCCCGGTCCGGCACCACCCCGGAAAGCACCCACGCAACGGCTCACCCCCGCTTCGCCGAAGCGCTCACCGCACTGGGACTGGCCGTCGAGGTCCGCGGCTTTCCCGAGGCCACCCGCACCGCCGCCGAGGCGGCCGCGGCCGTCGGCTGCGACCTCGGCCAGATCGTCAAGTCGCTGATCTTCACCGCGGACCGCGAGCCGGTCCTGGTCCTGGTGGACGGCTCCGCCCGCGTGGACCTGGAGCGGGTACGGGCCGAGCTGGGCGCCACCGCAGTCGGCCGCGCCGACGCCGCCCTCGTCCGCGAGACCACCGGCTACGCCATCGGCGGCGTACCGCCCTTCGGGCACCGCACCCGCACCCGCGTCCTGGCCGACCGCGGACTGCTCGCGCACGAGACCGTCTGGGCCGCCGCCGGCACCCCGCACACCGTCTTCCCGCTCGCCCCCGCGGCCCTGATCGAGCACGCCGGGGCCACGATCGCCGACGTGCGCGAGCGCACCGCGTGA
- the cbiQ gene encoding cobalt ECF transporter T component CbiQ produces the protein MGAGHAHKLYRHGHSPVHALPAHCKIAAVFCFVLVVVSTPREAVWAFGLYALLIAAAAAAARIPAGFLLKRLLIEVPFVAFALLMPFVAEGPRTEVLGMSLSASGLWGAWNILAKGTLGVAASVLLAATTELRELLLGLQRLRMPPLLVQIASFMIRYGDVITDEMRRMRIARLSRGFEARGVRHWGVLAKSAGALFIRSYERGERVHLAMVSRGYTGTMPQLAETTATRTQWTRAAALPLAALAVCLLGWTL, from the coding sequence ATGGGCGCCGGCCACGCCCACAAGCTCTACCGGCACGGGCACTCACCGGTCCACGCCCTGCCGGCGCACTGCAAGATCGCCGCGGTCTTCTGCTTCGTCCTCGTCGTCGTCTCCACCCCGCGCGAGGCCGTCTGGGCCTTCGGGCTCTACGCGCTGCTGATCGCGGCTGCCGCCGCGGCCGCCCGGATCCCGGCCGGCTTCCTGCTCAAGCGGCTGCTGATCGAGGTGCCGTTCGTCGCCTTCGCCCTGCTGATGCCGTTCGTCGCCGAGGGCCCGCGCACCGAGGTCCTCGGGATGAGCCTGAGCGCGTCCGGGCTGTGGGGCGCCTGGAACATCCTCGCCAAGGGCACGCTGGGCGTCGCCGCGTCCGTGCTGCTCGCCGCCACCACCGAACTGCGCGAACTCCTGCTGGGCCTGCAGCGCCTGCGGATGCCGCCGCTGCTCGTCCAGATCGCCTCCTTCATGATCCGCTACGGCGATGTGATCACCGACGAGATGCGGCGGATGCGGATCGCCCGGCTCTCCCGCGGCTTCGAGGCACGCGGCGTCCGCCACTGGGGCGTGCTCGCCAAGTCGGCCGGCGCGCTGTTCATCCGCTCCTACGAGCGCGGCGAGCGGGTCCACCTCGCCATGGTCAGCCGCGGCTACACCGGCACCATGCCCCAGCTCGCCGAGACCACCGCCACCCGCACACAATGGACCCGCGCGGCCGCCCTCCCCCTCGCCGCGCTCGCCGTCTGCCTCCTGGGATGGACCCTTTGA
- a CDS encoding EamA family transporter produces MTPLVVAAVLLAAVTHASWNAIAHGIRDQLLAFTLVGGGGALCGLAMAAVTPLPAAGAWPFLLASAVLHIVYQALLMQSFRLGEFGQMYPIARGTAPLVVTVLAAVFVHEVPDAWALAGVALASAGLVGVALWGIRGSGTKPHWPALVAALATGLAIASYTTVDGLGVRASGTSLGYIAWLMILEGIVIPAYALATRRRRLLTELRPIALRGLAGGVLSVFAYGLVLWAQTRAPLAPIAALRESSIIVGAAIGAVFFKERFGVPRIAAAGLMVIGIGLMLHTG; encoded by the coding sequence GTGACCCCGCTCGTCGTCGCGGCCGTCCTGCTCGCCGCCGTCACCCACGCCAGCTGGAACGCCATCGCCCACGGCATCCGCGACCAGCTCCTGGCCTTCACCCTGGTCGGCGGCGGCGGCGCGCTCTGCGGCCTCGCCATGGCCGCCGTCACCCCGCTGCCCGCCGCCGGCGCCTGGCCCTTCCTGCTGGCCTCCGCGGTGCTGCACATCGTCTACCAGGCGCTGCTCATGCAGTCCTTCCGGCTGGGCGAGTTCGGCCAGATGTACCCCATCGCCCGTGGCACCGCGCCGCTGGTCGTCACGGTCCTGGCCGCCGTCTTCGTCCACGAGGTCCCCGACGCCTGGGCCCTGGCCGGCGTCGCCCTGGCCTCCGCCGGGCTGGTCGGCGTCGCCCTCTGGGGCATCCGCGGCTCGGGCACCAAGCCGCACTGGCCGGCCCTGGTCGCCGCCCTCGCCACCGGCCTGGCCATCGCCTCCTACACCACCGTCGACGGCCTCGGCGTCCGCGCCTCCGGCACCTCCCTCGGCTACATCGCCTGGCTGATGATCCTCGAAGGCATCGTCATCCCCGCCTACGCGCTCGCCACCCGGCGCCGCCGGCTCCTGACCGAGCTGCGCCCCATCGCGCTGCGCGGCCTGGCCGGCGGCGTGCTCTCCGTCTTCGCCTACGGCCTGGTCCTGTGGGCGCAGACCCGCGCGCCCCTCGCCCCCATCGCCGCCCTGCGCGAGTCGTCCATCATCGTCGGCGCCGCCATCGGCGCCGTCTTCTTCAAGGAACGCTTCGGCGTCCCCCGGATCGCCGCGGCCGGCCTGATGGTCATCGGCATCGGCCTGATGCTGCACACGGGCTGA
- a CDS encoding penicillin-binding transpeptidase domain-containing protein, with translation MRREVKYGLIGGSVALVAGVVGGFTLFGGSDGSPQEVRSADAKDGGGKPGVKTGPLSAKEVRTTTQGFLTAWQSGDAGKAAALTDDPVKCKAALESLAKQARFSKVALTPGTPSGDKVPYGVAAQIDYKGTKAAYSYRTATTVERDKDTGKPRIAWQPAMLHPGLAKGDQLQTGEAEAPPIKAVDRNGAALTPEAHPALAGVLDSLRDKYGDKTDGKPGVELFIHRAKSAKPADQLPDKTLKVLSKGTPGTLKTTLDAKLQAAAERAVKGKKSASAAAVKPSTGEILALANSPEKGFNMATQGSLAPGSTMKIVTSALLMDKGLTSPGKKNPCPKYVTVGGWKFQNLNKSEIKDGTFAQSFAASCNNAFISHAKDLKDDDLTNEARDVFGIGLNWQTGIPTFDGAVPVQHDAQMAASLIGQGGVRMNPLNVASLSATVRAGSFHQPYIVSPQLDHRTLAKAARTMKPSTLSGLKSLMKLTATSGTAAEAMAGVSGDIGAKTGSAEVDNQKKPNAWFSAYRDDLAAAAVVPASGHGGSNAGPVVRAILTAG, from the coding sequence ATGCGCCGCGAGGTGAAGTACGGGCTGATCGGCGGATCTGTTGCCCTGGTGGCGGGAGTCGTGGGCGGCTTCACGCTGTTCGGCGGCTCGGACGGGTCCCCGCAGGAGGTCAGGTCGGCGGACGCCAAGGACGGCGGCGGCAAGCCCGGGGTGAAGACCGGCCCCCTGTCGGCCAAGGAAGTCCGCACGACGACACAGGGCTTCCTGACCGCCTGGCAGTCCGGCGACGCGGGCAAGGCGGCCGCTCTGACGGACGACCCGGTGAAGTGCAAGGCCGCCCTGGAGTCACTCGCCAAGCAGGCGCGGTTCTCGAAGGTGGCGCTGACGCCGGGCACGCCGTCGGGCGACAAGGTGCCCTACGGCGTCGCCGCGCAGATCGACTACAAGGGCACCAAGGCGGCCTACTCGTACCGCACCGCCACGACCGTGGAGCGCGACAAGGACACCGGCAAGCCGCGGATCGCCTGGCAGCCCGCGATGCTGCACCCGGGGCTCGCCAAGGGCGACCAGCTGCAGACGGGCGAGGCCGAGGCGCCGCCGATCAAGGCCGTGGACCGCAACGGCGCGGCGCTCACGCCCGAGGCGCATCCGGCGCTGGCCGGGGTGCTGGACAGCCTGCGCGACAAGTACGGCGACAAGACCGACGGCAAGCCGGGCGTGGAGCTGTTCATCCACCGCGCCAAGAGCGCGAAGCCCGCCGACCAGTTGCCCGACAAGACCCTGAAGGTGCTGTCCAAGGGCACCCCGGGCACGCTCAAGACCACGCTCGACGCCAAGCTGCAGGCGGCGGCCGAGCGGGCGGTCAAGGGCAAGAAGTCCGCCTCGGCGGCCGCGGTCAAGCCCAGCACCGGCGAGATCCTGGCGCTCGCCAACTCCCCGGAAAAGGGCTTCAACATGGCCACCCAGGGGTCGCTCGCCCCCGGCTCGACCATGAAGATCGTCACCTCGGCGCTGCTGATGGACAAGGGCCTGACCTCGCCCGGCAAGAAGAACCCCTGCCCCAAGTACGTGACCGTGGGCGGCTGGAAGTTCCAGAACCTCAACAAGTCCGAGATCAAGGACGGCACGTTCGCCCAGAGCTTCGCCGCGTCCTGCAACAACGCCTTCATCTCGCACGCCAAGGACCTCAAGGACGACGACCTCACCAATGAGGCCCGGGACGTCTTCGGCATCGGCCTGAACTGGCAGACCGGCATCCCCACCTTCGACGGCGCGGTGCCCGTGCAGCACGACGCGCAGATGGCGGCCTCGCTGATCGGCCAGGGCGGGGTGCGGATGAACCCGCTCAACGTCGCCTCGCTCTCCGCGACGGTCCGGGCCGGCTCCTTCCACCAGCCGTACATCGTCTCGCCGCAGCTGGACCACCGCACGCTCGCCAAGGCCGCCCGCACGATGAAGCCGTCCACCCTCAGCGGCCTGAAGTCGCTGATGAAGCTGACGGCGACCTCCGGTACGGCCGCCGAGGCGATGGCCGGGGTCAGCGGTGACATCGGCGCCAAGACCGGCTCCGCCGAGGTCGACAACCAGAAGAAGCCCAACGCCTGGTTCTCCGCCTACCGCGACGACCTCGCCGCGGCGGCCGTCGTCCCGGCGAGCGGCCACGGCGGCTCCAACGCGGGCCCGGTGGTCCGCGCCATCCTCACCGCCGGCTGA
- a CDS encoding energy-coupling factor ABC transporter ATP-binding protein produces the protein MDPLSTTAPAPSLAVSRLAYAYPDGHQALFGVDLTVGRGERVALLGPNGAGKTTLVLHLNGILEAGAGTVEIAGLPVGKEHLAEIRRRVGIVFQDPDDQLFMPTVREDVAFGPASAGLRGDALDERVTEALTRVGMADFADRPPHHLSFGQRRRVAVATVLAMRPEILVLDEPSSNLDPASRRELADILRSLDVTVLMVTHDLPYALELCPRSVVLSGGVIVADGTTQQLLCDEELMRTHRLELPFGFDPRSVDIPL, from the coding sequence ATGGACCCTTTGAGCACCACCGCACCCGCCCCCTCCCTCGCCGTCTCCCGGCTCGCCTACGCCTACCCCGACGGCCACCAGGCGCTGTTCGGCGTCGACCTGACCGTCGGCCGCGGCGAGCGGGTCGCGCTGCTCGGGCCCAACGGCGCCGGCAAGACCACCCTCGTCCTGCACCTCAACGGCATCCTCGAAGCGGGCGCCGGCACCGTCGAGATCGCCGGCCTCCCCGTCGGCAAGGAACACCTCGCGGAGATCCGCCGCCGGGTCGGCATCGTCTTCCAGGACCCCGACGACCAGCTGTTCATGCCCACCGTCCGCGAGGACGTCGCCTTCGGGCCCGCCTCCGCGGGACTGCGCGGCGACGCCCTGGACGAACGGGTCACCGAAGCGCTCACCCGGGTCGGCATGGCCGACTTCGCCGACCGGCCGCCGCACCACCTCTCCTTCGGGCAGCGCCGCCGGGTCGCCGTCGCGACGGTGCTGGCGATGCGGCCGGAGATCCTCGTCCTCGACGAGCCGTCCTCCAACCTCGACCCGGCCTCCCGCCGCGAACTCGCCGACATCCTGCGCTCGTTGGACGTCACCGTCCTGATGGTCACCCACGACCTGCCCTACGCGCTGGAGCTGTGCCCGCGGTCCGTGGTGCTCTCCGGCGGCGTGATCGTCGCCGACGGCACCACCCAGCAGCTGCTGTGCGACGAGGAACTGATGCGCACCCACCGGCTGGAACTCCCCTTCGGCTTCGACCCGCGCTCGGTCGACATCCCGCTGTGA
- a CDS encoding serine hydrolase domain-containing protein: MSGKQESVVDVQGTVEDGFEPVRDAFMANFARRGERGAAVAVYRHGHKVVDLWGGTRDGDAGKHAAGAARWEAGTAQVIRSATKGIAALVPLLLHQRGQLDLDAPVGTYWPEFKAAGKERVLVRHLLSHRAGLPALDTPLTPGQAIDGVSGPAALAAQAPLWEPGTDHGYHAQTYSWLIGELVLRVTGRTLGSWIAEEIAGPLGLDLWIGLPGAEQSRVGRLAPVEPPARPAAAGLRVRPKQTVADAYADPDSLTSRAFAAITPAPDENDPAYRAAELPASGGIATARSLARCYAALIGPVDGRPRLFAPATLTLARTEESAGLDRTLLVHTRFGLGFMLHGPASPLLAPGSFGHPGRGGALACADPETGLAFGYVTNGMQRNVMADPRAQALLRAVSHVAG; the protein is encoded by the coding sequence ATGAGCGGGAAGCAGGAATCAGTGGTGGACGTCCAGGGCACGGTCGAGGACGGCTTCGAGCCGGTCCGGGACGCCTTCATGGCCAACTTCGCCCGGCGCGGCGAGCGCGGCGCGGCCGTCGCCGTCTACCGGCACGGGCACAAGGTCGTCGACCTGTGGGGCGGCACCAGGGACGGCGACGCCGGCAAGCACGCGGCGGGCGCCGCCCGCTGGGAGGCCGGCACCGCCCAGGTGATCCGCTCCGCCACCAAAGGCATCGCCGCGCTCGTCCCGCTGCTGCTGCACCAGCGCGGACAGCTCGACCTCGACGCGCCCGTCGGCACCTACTGGCCGGAGTTCAAGGCCGCCGGCAAGGAACGCGTCCTCGTCCGCCACCTGCTCTCGCACCGCGCCGGACTCCCCGCCCTGGACACCCCGCTCACCCCCGGCCAGGCCATCGACGGCGTCAGCGGCCCCGCCGCACTCGCCGCCCAGGCACCCCTGTGGGAACCCGGCACCGACCACGGCTACCACGCGCAGACCTACAGCTGGCTCATCGGCGAACTGGTGCTGCGGGTCACCGGCCGCACCCTCGGCAGCTGGATCGCCGAGGAGATAGCCGGGCCGCTCGGCCTCGACCTGTGGATCGGCCTGCCCGGGGCCGAGCAGTCCCGCGTCGGCCGGCTGGCCCCCGTCGAGCCGCCCGCCCGGCCCGCCGCGGCCGGCCTGCGGGTGCGCCCCAAGCAGACCGTCGCCGACGCGTACGCCGACCCGGACTCGCTCACCAGCCGCGCCTTCGCCGCGATCACCCCGGCGCCCGACGAGAACGACCCCGCCTACCGTGCCGCCGAACTGCCCGCCTCCGGCGGCATCGCCACCGCCCGCTCGCTGGCCCGCTGCTACGCCGCGCTCATCGGCCCCGTCGACGGCCGCCCCCGGCTCTTCGCACCCGCCACCCTCACCCTCGCCCGCACCGAGGAGTCCGCCGGCCTCGACCGCACCCTCCTCGTCCACACCCGCTTCGGCCTGGGCTTCATGCTCCACGGCCCCGCCTCACCACTCCTGGCCCCCGGCTCCTTCGGCCACCCCGGCCGCGGCGGCGCCCTCGCCTGCGCGGACCCCGAAACGGGGCTCGCGTTCGGGTACGTCACGAATGGGATGCAGCGGAATGTGATGGCGGACCCTCGGGCGCAAGCGCTGTTGCGCGCGGTTTCCCACGTTGCCGGGTGA
- the rsmI gene encoding 16S rRNA (cytidine(1402)-2'-O)-methyltransferase, with protein MTGTLVLAGTPIGDITDAPPRLAAELAAADVIAAEDTRRLRRLTQALQVQPTGRIVSYFEGNEAARTPELADALAGGARVLLVTDAGMPSVSDPGYRLVAAAVERDIKVTAVPGPSAVLTALALSGLPVDRFCFEGFPPRKAGERLSRLREVAGERRTLVYFEAPHRLDDTLAAMAEVFGADRRAAVCRELTKTYEEVKRGPLGELVPWAAEGVRGEITIVVEGAPQSGPQDLDADELVRRVRVREEAGERRKEAIAAVAADAGLPKREVFDAVVAAKNAEKDPAKKAAKGPAGD; from the coding sequence GTGACTGGAACGCTGGTACTCGCAGGAACGCCCATCGGGGACATCACGGACGCGCCGCCGCGGCTCGCCGCCGAGCTGGCCGCCGCCGATGTGATCGCCGCCGAGGACACCCGGCGGCTGCGCCGGCTGACCCAGGCGCTCCAGGTCCAGCCCACCGGGCGGATCGTGTCGTACTTCGAGGGCAACGAGGCGGCCCGGACGCCCGAGCTGGCCGACGCGCTGGCCGGCGGGGCCCGGGTGCTGCTGGTCACCGACGCGGGCATGCCCTCCGTCTCCGACCCCGGCTACCGCCTGGTCGCCGCGGCCGTCGAGCGGGACATCAAGGTCACCGCCGTGCCGGGCCCCAGCGCGGTGCTCACCGCCCTGGCCCTCTCCGGTCTTCCGGTGGACCGCTTCTGCTTCGAGGGCTTCCCGCCGCGCAAGGCCGGCGAGCGGCTCTCCCGGCTGCGCGAGGTCGCCGGCGAGCGGCGCACCCTCGTCTACTTCGAGGCGCCGCACCGCCTGGACGACACCCTCGCCGCGATGGCCGAGGTCTTCGGCGCCGACCGGCGCGCCGCGGTGTGCCGCGAGCTGACCAAGACGTACGAGGAGGTCAAGCGGGGGCCGCTGGGCGAGCTGGTGCCCTGGGCCGCCGAGGGGGTGCGCGGCGAGATCACCATCGTCGTCGAGGGCGCCCCGCAGAGCGGGCCGCAGGACCTGGACGCCGACGAGCTGGTGCGCCGGGTGCGGGTCCGCGAGGAGGCGGGGGAGCGCCGCAAGGAGGCCATCGCCGCGGTCGCCGCGGACGCCGGGCTGCCCAAGCGTGAGGTCTTCGACGCGGTGGTCGCCGCCAAGAACGCCGAGAAGGACCCGGCGAAGAAGGCCGCGAAGGGCCCCGCCGGGGATTGA
- a CDS encoding epimerase has translation MKIVIPGGTGQVGGILNRALSAAGHEVVVLTRRPVRDGEVRWDGATRGAWEAAVDGSDVVINLAGRSVSCRYTPDNLREMMASRVDSARVVGEAIAAAARPPRVWLQMSTATVYAHRFDAPNDEATGVVGGAEAGVPGYWAYSVEIARAWERAQEEAATPKTRKVALRSAMVMSPDRGGVFDVLLWLARLGLGGPVAGGAQYVSWIHDRDVVRAVEFLIGSDLCGPVNLAAPAPLPQRAFMRALRAAWGVPVGLPATKWMAELGAFALRSDTELLLKSRRVVPGRLLDAGFAFGYDEWRGAADDLVRRVRAARAGT, from the coding sequence ATGAAGATCGTGATACCCGGCGGGACCGGTCAGGTGGGCGGGATCCTGAACCGTGCGCTGAGCGCGGCGGGGCACGAGGTCGTGGTGCTGACCCGGCGTCCGGTGCGGGACGGGGAGGTGCGGTGGGACGGGGCGACGCGGGGGGCCTGGGAGGCGGCGGTCGACGGCAGCGATGTCGTGATCAACCTGGCCGGGCGGAGCGTCAGTTGCCGCTATACCCCGGACAACCTCCGGGAGATGATGGCTTCGCGGGTGGACTCCGCCCGCGTCGTGGGGGAGGCGATCGCGGCCGCCGCCCGGCCGCCCCGGGTCTGGCTGCAGATGAGCACCGCCACCGTCTACGCCCACCGCTTCGACGCCCCGAACGACGAGGCGACGGGTGTGGTCGGGGGCGCGGAAGCCGGTGTTCCGGGCTACTGGGCGTACAGCGTCGAGATCGCCAGGGCCTGGGAGCGGGCGCAGGAGGAGGCCGCGACGCCCAAGACCCGTAAGGTCGCGCTGCGCTCCGCCATGGTGATGAGCCCCGACCGCGGCGGCGTGTTCGACGTGCTGCTGTGGCTGGCGCGGCTGGGGCTCGGTGGCCCGGTCGCGGGCGGGGCGCAGTACGTGTCCTGGATCCATGACCGTGACGTCGTCCGCGCCGTCGAGTTCCTGATCGGGAGCGACCTGTGCGGGCCGGTGAATCTCGCCGCGCCCGCCCCGCTGCCGCAGCGCGCGTTCATGCGGGCGCTGCGGGCCGCCTGGGGTGTCCCGGTGGGCCTGCCGGCCACGAAGTGGATGGCCGAGCTGGGCGCGTTCGCGCTGCGCTCCGACACCGAACTGCTGCTCAAGAGCCGGCGGGTGGTGCCCGGCCGGCTGCTCGACGCGGGTTTCGCCTTCGGGTACGACGAGTGGCGGGGGGCCGCGGACGACCTGGTGCGGCGGGTGCGCGCGGCACGGGCCGGCACCTGA